A region of the Clostridium estertheticum subsp. estertheticum genome:
AAAAAACCTTAAAACATGAATATTATTCCTTTTTCATTGGAACCCCGATAGTTATTTTTGTGCCCATTTCAAGTTTGCTTTCTACTAGAATTGATCCATTATGTTTGCCTATAATCCATTTTGAGATAGACAGACCAAGGCCTGTTCCACCACTTTCTTTCGCTCTTGATTTATCACACCTATAAAATCTAGTGAAAATATGTGGAAGATCGTTTTTCGCGATACCAATGCCTGTATCTATAATTTCAATTGTTAAATTACTCTTTTTGATATAACTATTTAATTTTATAGTTCCGCCAATTGGTGTATACTTAATACTATTATCAATGAAAATTCGTAATGCTTGTTTTAATAAATTTTTATCTGCATAAATAGATAATTCTTCATTAATATCACTTGAAATTTCATGGTTTACATCAATTAGTTTAGTCTCCTTTATGATTTCATTTATTAATTCATTTATACAAAAATCTTCCTTATAAATTTTTTGTGTTTTCTTATCACTTCTTGCAAGGAAAAGAAGCTTCTCTACTAGTTGCTGCATATTGTAAGACTCACTTTTAATAGCTGTAATTGATTCGTCGAGTACTGCTTTATCATCTTTTCCCCAACGGTATAACATATTAGCATAACCTTGTATAACTGCAATAGGTGTTCTAAGTTCGTGAGATGCATCTGATACAAATTGATTTTGCATTTCATAGGAACTTTGAATCCGATCTAGCATCTCATTAAAAGTTTCTGCTAGTTGTTTTAATTCATCGTGAGAAGTGCTAACATTTAGCCTTTTTTCCAAAGCATTAATTGAAATAGCTCTTGTTGCTTTCGTCATGTTTTTTATAGGTAAAAGCATTTTTTTACTAGCTCTAGAACCAAAACCTAATGTAATAATTAAAGAAAATAAATTTACAATAAAAATAATTGCTGCGAAAATAGCCAAATATTCATTTTCTTTATTTAAAGTTTTAGAAGTTTGAAGGAAAAAGATTTTATTATTAAGTTTATATTTAGTGTTAACAAAAATAAATTGTTGGTTTAGGTCAGTGATTACTGGGCTAGCTTTGGTATCCTTATGGAAAGATATATCCTTTTTATCGTTTTTACTGGAATAAACAAGATTTTCATTCTCATCAAATACACTTAAGGTAACATATTCTATATTAGCAAAAGCACTATAATTAAAACTCTGAAGACCTTTGTCTGATTTTGCATAACTAATAGCTACTGTGCTATATTTAGTAAGGTCGCTTTGTGCTTCATTAATTAAAAAGGCCCTAAATCCAATAATTAAACTAACACTTAATATAAGCAGTGTACTAGAAAAAATGAAAGTATACACTGCAGTCATCTTAAAACTAATTGAAAACCTTAGTCTCTTATGAATTGTGTCTGCTAATTTTCTTAATAATTTGGGTGTAAAATTTAATATTATTATGAGCATTCTTAAGAGTAATCTGAAACATTTTATTATGATTTTAAAGATAAATCGTAAATTATTCATCTTTTAAAAGATATCCCACCCCTCGCACTGTATAAATAAATTTCTTGCTAAATCTATCATCTATTTTACTTCTTAAATATCTTATGTATACATCTACTACATTAGTATCACCCATATACTCATATCCCCATACTATATCTATAATTTTGTTTCTAGTAAGTACAATATTTTTATTATCTACTAGTAGTTTCAGCAAATCAAATTCTGTCTTAGTTAGATCTATAGAGTTGTTATTAAAACTAACCATATGCTGATCTAAGTCTATTATTAATTCTCCAACAGATAGTATATTTGAACTTTTATTTACTTGCATGTTCTTTTTTAATGCTGTTCTTATTCTTGCAAGTAATTCTTCAATTGCAAAAGGTTTAGTCATATAATCATTTGCACCTATGTCAAGGCCAGTAACTTTGTCCATTATCTCATCTTTCGCTGTAAGCATTATGATTGGGATATCTGATACTTGCCTTAGTCTTCTTAACACTTCTAGACCGTTTAAGGAAGGTAACATAATATCAAGAAGTATAAGATCAAATGCTTCATTCATAGCCTTATCTAAACCCTCACGTCCATCATGGCTTTGTGAAACTATATAACCTTCATACTTTAGCTCGAGTTCAAGAAATCGTGCTATTTTTACCTCATCTTCAATTATTAAAATCTTTTGTTCATTCATATATAACTATACCTCCAAAACATATTATATTAATCTACATTATAATTTTCTTATCAAATTATTAATTTTTTAATAATAGTATTATTATATATTATTTTGAATATAATTGCATATAATCAGACTTATGTAATAAATTTTTTTTAAAAAATAACCTACATTAGAAAAATGTAGGTTATTTTAAATTTATTCAGTTTTCAGTTCCTCGTTAATTTTTGTAGTTACCTTATTAACAACAACAGACACTTTATCAAAGATTTTGTTCACCTGGGAATCCTCATTGTTTTTCTTTACAATTCTTATTTTGTGATTAGTTATTACTGCGAGTATTAATCCTACAATTACTATTGGGGCAGCTGAGATAGCTATAATAACAGCTAGTGTTACGCAGATATTTAAAACCACATTATCATTTTTTTTGATTATTAATTTTGTTTCATTGCCTTTTTTTATAAGTGATTTTACATTTTTGAAAAATGTATTGTCATTACAAGGTTTATCATCTGGCTTAATTTTGTTTTGTTTTTCAAGATATATTAAGGATTTGATTAGATTACCCTCGTTTTGCTCCAAGGCATTTTTGGCATCCTCATAACTTACATTTGCTCTTTTTCTTAATTCATCAATTTGTTCTAAATCTATTGACATATTTATTCCTCCCTTTTTAATTTGGTAGATACAACTTTTATGTCACTGTAGCTGTTTATTTGTTTTCTATGTCTTTATTATAAGACACCAGAATTAAAGTATTATTAGTAAAAGATTAGAATTTCATTAGAATATATCAATGTTAAATAAACAAATTTATAGTATTTTAAAAATTATAATATGAATTATGGTCTTAATCATGGTATAATATAGACTTATGAGCTAAAAATTCAGTTAAGGTATACTTAAAATTATATATGAAACAAGAGAGGAAGTTAAAATGAGTAACATGAAATTTGAGGAATTTAAAATCAGTGAAGAAATATTAAAAGCAATTAAAAATTTAGAATATAAAAAACCTTCAGATGTACAAGAAGCTGTAATCCCTATAGCTCTTGAAGGCAGAGATATTATAGTGAAATCACAAACTGGTAGTGGAAAAACAGCTGCATTCGCTATACCCCTTTGCGAAAGTGCTGATGTTGGAGAAACGCAGCCACAAGCTTTAGTATTAACACCTACTAGAGAACTAGCACTTCAGGTAAGTCAAGATATAACAAACATAGGCAGATATAAAAAGATTAGAGCAATAGCTGTTTTCGGTAAGCAACCAATAGAAACGCAAAAGAAACAACTTAAGCAAAGAGTACATGTAGTAGTAGGTACACCAGGAAGAACTCTTGACCATATTGAAAGAGGTACTATTAATTTGGAAAAGATAAAATACCTAATATTAGATGAAGCAGATGAAATGCTTAGCATGGGCTTTATAGAACAAGTTGAAGAAGTTATTAAGGCTGTCCCTAAAAATAGAGTTACTATGTTATTTTCAGCAACAATCCCGGAGTCTATTGAAGCAATTTGTAAGCAATATATGGTTAACCCTGTTAAAGTAGAAATAAATCCTGAAAAGTTAACAGTTGAGAAAATAGATCAAATATGTTATGAGGTAGATGAGGATAAAAAGTTCAGTCTACTTAAGAGATTGCTTTATATTGAAAATCCAGATTCTTGTATTGTATTTTGCAGAACAAAAGAAAATGTTGACGAAATTACTGTTCAAATGAAGAACCGTCATTATTCATGTATTAAGATACATGGAGGTATGATACAAAATGATAGATTAGATGCTATGGAGAGATTTAGAAAAGGCGAATTTAGATTCTTGGTGGCTACAGATGTTGCCGCAAGAGGAATAGATGTTGAAAATATAACCCATATTATAAATTATGATTTACCACTTGAAAGAGGTAATTACGTACATAGAATAGGTAGAACAGGGCGTGCTGGAAAAAAAGGAAAAGCTATAACTTTTGTTACTCATAATGAAAATAGATTCTTAAAGGCTATAGAACAATATATTGGTATG
Encoded here:
- a CDS encoding sensor histidine kinase, which translates into the protein MTAVYTFIFSSTLLILSVSLIIGFRAFLINEAQSDLTKYSTVAISYAKSDKGLQSFNYSAFANIEYVTLSVFDENENLVYSSKNDKKDISFHKDTKASPVITDLNQQFIFVNTKYKLNNKIFFLQTSKTLNKENEYLAIFAAIIFIVNLFSLIITLGFGSRASKKMLLPIKNMTKATRAISINALEKRLNVSTSHDELKQLAETFNEMLDRIQSSYEMQNQFVSDASHELRTPIAVIQGYANMLYRWGKDDKAVLDESITAIKSESYNMQQLVEKLLFLARSDKKTQKIYKEDFCINELINEIIKETKLIDVNHEISSDINEELSIYADKNLLKQALRIFIDNSIKYTPIGGTIKLNSYIKKSNLTIEIIDTGIGIAKNDLPHIFTRFYRCDKSRAKESGGTGLGLSISKWIIGKHNGSILVESKLEMGTKITIGVPMKKE
- a CDS encoding response regulator transcription factor yields the protein MNEQKILIIEDEVKIARFLELELKYEGYIVSQSHDGREGLDKAMNEAFDLILLDIMLPSLNGLEVLRRLRQVSDIPIIMLTAKDEIMDKVTGLDIGANDYMTKPFAIEELLARIRTALKKNMQVNKSSNILSVGELIIDLDQHMVSFNNNSIDLTKTEFDLLKLLVDNKNIVLTRNKIIDIVWGYEYMGDTNVVDVYIRYLRSKIDDRFSKKFIYTVRGVGYLLKDE
- a CDS encoding DUF4342 domain-containing protein, giving the protein MSIDLEQIDELRKRANVSYEDAKNALEQNEGNLIKSLIYLEKQNKIKPDDKPCNDNTFFKNVKSLIKKGNETKLIIKKNDNVVLNICVTLAVIIAISAAPIVIVGLILAVITNHKIRIVKKNNEDSQVNKIFDKVSVVVNKVTTKINEELKTE
- a CDS encoding DEAD/DEAH box helicase; this encodes MSNMKFEEFKISEEILKAIKNLEYKKPSDVQEAVIPIALEGRDIIVKSQTGSGKTAAFAIPLCESADVGETQPQALVLTPTRELALQVSQDITNIGRYKKIRAIAVFGKQPIETQKKQLKQRVHVVVGTPGRTLDHIERGTINLEKIKYLILDEADEMLSMGFIEQVEEVIKAVPKNRVTMLFSATIPESIEAICKQYMVNPVKVEINPEKLTVEKIDQICYEVDEDKKFSLLKRLLYIENPDSCIVFCRTKENVDEITVQMKNRHYSCIKIHGGMIQNDRLDAMERFRKGEFRFLVATDVAARGIDVENITHIINYDLPLERGNYVHRIGRTGRAGKKGKAITFVTHNENRFLKAIEQYIGMEIPKGSIPTKEDSEPFRVAFYEKHDAKPIIKKTKLSNFNSDIMKMYISAGKKKKIRTLDIVGTICNIEGVSSDDIGIIDIQDSFSHVDIMNGKGDLVLKSLKNGTIKGKTIRAQKANK